A section of the Agarivorans litoreus genome encodes:
- a CDS encoding Y-family DNA polymerase encodes MYWIYLDFPQLALDLLQREHPSQQALAIHHNKQIIQLNQVAHHLGVYLGCSLNTAYQLAPQLCLYQQSDLSCDAYFDALAQQALHYSAQVAVHPDNGLYISGVGMRNIYPKPEQHVSKLVQHYQQQQLSFRIAHAHSAIAARWLARSQNIKQAGSGITQLADLPLNFSDLPSHQVTALQAMGLYTIKQLYGLPRPELRKRLGEDSLALLDQANGRLTTPLRFITAQAHYQQRFPLLAETHTIQGLMFSLKQACQHFQQWLRQHQLCSNILVLRLNFRDKPSEQIILKSARLLQTSQDWLALFRLKLESTRLAAAVIEFSLDCQALYPLGHQITGLFEQQQSTSDSLLFDQLSVRLGEQAISRLGCQADFRPEYASQYQPLSQHETLNYPTQFARPCWLLPQLKPINIEHYALLSEPERIASGWWDEQSINRDYYIAQSPNQGLAWVCREKQQWYLHGWFA; translated from the coding sequence ATGTATTGGATTTACCTTGATTTTCCCCAGCTCGCGTTGGACCTACTACAACGCGAGCACCCCAGCCAACAAGCCTTGGCAATACATCACAACAAGCAAATCATTCAACTTAACCAAGTAGCACATCACTTAGGGGTTTATTTAGGTTGCTCGCTTAATACCGCTTACCAATTAGCACCACAGCTCTGTTTATATCAACAAAGTGATTTATCTTGTGATGCCTACTTTGACGCCTTAGCCCAGCAAGCTTTGCACTACTCAGCGCAAGTTGCAGTACATCCAGATAACGGGCTGTATATTAGCGGTGTCGGTATGCGTAATATTTACCCTAAGCCAGAGCAGCATGTGTCTAAGTTGGTACAACACTACCAGCAACAACAGCTTAGCTTTCGTATTGCCCATGCCCATAGCGCGATAGCTGCCCGCTGGTTAGCTCGCTCACAAAATATCAAGCAAGCAGGATCGGGAATTACCCAGCTAGCCGATTTACCACTGAACTTTAGCGACTTACCCTCTCACCAAGTCACGGCTTTACAAGCAATGGGCTTATATACCATTAAACAGCTTTATGGTTTACCTCGGCCAGAGCTGCGTAAACGTTTAGGCGAAGATAGCCTAGCGTTACTCGATCAAGCTAATGGGCGATTAACGACTCCACTGCGCTTCATCACAGCACAAGCCCATTACCAGCAACGTTTTCCTTTGTTAGCCGAAACCCACACGATTCAAGGTTTAATGTTTTCACTAAAACAGGCTTGCCAACATTTTCAGCAGTGGTTAAGACAACACCAGCTTTGCAGCAATATATTGGTACTGCGTTTAAATTTTAGAGATAAACCCAGCGAACAAATCATCTTAAAAAGTGCTCGTTTATTACAAACCAGCCAAGATTGGCTAGCACTATTTCGTTTAAAGTTGGAATCAACTCGCCTAGCAGCTGCGGTGATTGAATTTAGCCTAGATTGCCAAGCCCTTTATCCTCTTGGCCACCAAATCACCGGTTTGTTTGAACAGCAGCAATCCACGAGTGATAGCTTGCTGTTTGACCAATTAAGTGTGCGTTTGGGCGAGCAAGCAATTAGCCGCTTAGGCTGCCAAGCAGATTTTCGCCCCGAGTATGCCAGCCAATACCAGCCTTTGTCTCAGCATGAGACGCTTAATTACCCTACACAGTTTGCTCGCCCCTGCTGGCTACTGCCACAGCTAAAACCCATCAATATTGAACATTACGCCCTACTCTCTGAGCCCGAACGCATCGCTAGCGGGTGGTGGGATGAACAAAGCATTAACCGAGATTACTACATAGCACAAAGTCCCAATCAAGGCCTGGCTTGGGTATGCCGAGAAAAACAACAGTGGTACCTGCACGGCTGGTTTGCCTAA